CTCGCGGTAGCGGTGAATTCAAGGAAATAGACTGGGACGAAGCGCTCGACATCGCCACATCCTGGCTGGCGCGGACACGCGCGACAGATCCGCGGAAGCTCGCCTTTTTTACCGGTCGTGATCAGAGCCAGTCATTCACGGGATGGTGGGCGCAGCAGTTCGGCACCCCCAATTACGCCGCCCATGGCGGCTTTTGCTCCGTCAATATCGCCGCTGGCGGCCTTTACACGATGGGCAGCGCTTTCTGGGAGTTCAGCGAACCGGACTGGGAGCATGCCCGTTACTTCATGATGTTCGGGGTCGCGGAAGACCATGACAGCAACCCGATCAAGTTAGGCCTCAGCACACTCAAGGGAAACGGCGCCAAATTCGTTTCCGTCAATCCGGTGCGCACCGGTTATTCCGCGATCGCCGATGAATGGCTCGGCGTAACGCCTGGAACGGACGGCCTGTTCGTGCTCGCGCTGGCGTACGAACTGCTGCGCGCCGGCAAGGTCGATGCAAAATACCTCGCGCGTTACACCAACGCATCATGGCTTGTGGTTCAGAACCCGGGCGGGGCGGATGACGGGTTATTCGTTCGCGACGATGGCGGCAACGCGCAGTGCTGGGACAGTGTTTCCGGCGGGCCCGCGGATCCCCTCGCGGCGGCCACCAAGCCTGCCCTGAAGGGCGAATTCACCCTGCCGGACGGACGCCGCGCGAAACCGTCCTTCCAGTTAATCGCCGAACGCTATCTTGCCCCGGAATATGCGCCGGAAGCGGTTGCGGAACGGGTCGGAATTCCTGCAGCAACGATCCGGCGGATCGCCGCCGAAATCGCCCGGGCAGCGTTCGAGGAGGAAGTCGTCATCGACGTGCCGTGGACCGATTGGACCGGCCGCAAGCATGACAGGATGATCGGCCGCCCCGTTAGCATGCATGCGATGCGCGGTATCTCCGCCCATTCCAACGGCTTTCACACCACCCGCGCGATCCATCTGCTGCAATTGCTGCTGGGCAGTATCGATGTCCCCGGCGGGATGCGCTACAAGCCGCCCTACCCCAAGCCATTGAGCGCGCTGCCGAAACCGACCGGGAACGCCGCGGATATTCATCCCAACACGCCGTTGCCGGGACCGCATCTCGGGTTCCCCCGCTCGCCGAAGGACCTGCTGGTCGATGATAACGGCAAGCCGCAGCGGATCGACAAGGCGTTCAGCTGGGATACGCCGCTTTCGGCGCACGGGCTGATGCATATGGTCATCAGCAATGCCTGGAAAGGCGATCCCTACCCCATCGATACGCTGTTCATGTATATGGCGAATATGGCATGGAATTCGTCGATGAATACGGCGGAAACCATCAACATGCTGACGGACAAAAATCCGAAGACCGGCGAGTACAAAATCCCCCGCATAATCTATTCGGATGCGTACTATTCCGAAACGGTTGCCTATGCGGACCTGATCCTGCCGGATACGACCTATCTGGAGCGCTGGGATTGCATATCTCTGCTGGACCGGCCGATATGCGACGCTGACGGGGTAGCCGATTCCATCCGCCATCCGGTTGTCGAACCCGACCGGAATGTCCGGTCTTTCCAGGATGTCCTCCTCGACCTCGGCGCCAGCCTCGGACTCGCCGGGATGGTCAATCCGGACGGTTCCCCCAGGTTTCCGGAAGGTTACAAGGATTACCTGACAAACCACGAGCGGCGCCCCGGTATCGGCGCACTTGCCGGATGGCGCGGCGAGGACGGCGAAAAAATGGGCCAGGGGGCGGTAAACCCCAAACAGCTCGACCGCTATGTGGAAAATCAGTCCTTCTGGCGCTATGAACTGCCCGACTCGCTGAAATACTTCAAGAACGTCAACAGGGAATATCTTGAATTCGCAGTAAAAATGGGCTTCCTGAATGATACAAAGCCTATCATTCACCAGCTCTATGCCGAGGAACTGCAGACCTTCCGGCTTGCCGCGCAGGGACATGGCGAAGTCCAGCCTCCGGATGTGCACCGGGTCCGCATCGAAACGTATTTCGACCCGCTGCCTATCTGGTACGCGCCTTTTGAAGAGCAACAGGAAGGTGTCGACGACTATCCCTTACATGCAATCACGCAGCGCCCGAT
This portion of the Alphaproteobacteria bacterium genome encodes:
- a CDS encoding molybdopterin oxidoreductase family protein, with product MNTPAPDIDLSPEVSDEIKYTTCYMCACRCGIRVHMKDGEIRYIDGNPNHPVNKGVLCAKGSAGIMQYKSPARLTNPLRRVGPRGSGEFKEIDWDEALDIATSWLARTRATDPRKLAFFTGRDQSQSFTGWWAQQFGTPNYAAHGGFCSVNIAAGGLYTMGSAFWEFSEPDWEHARYFMMFGVAEDHDSNPIKLGLSTLKGNGAKFVSVNPVRTGYSAIADEWLGVTPGTDGLFVLALAYELLRAGKVDAKYLARYTNASWLVVQNPGGADDGLFVRDDGGNAQCWDSVSGGPADPLAAATKPALKGEFTLPDGRRAKPSFQLIAERYLAPEYAPEAVAERVGIPAATIRRIAAEIARAAFEEEVVIDVPWTDWTGRKHDRMIGRPVSMHAMRGISAHSNGFHTTRAIHLLQLLLGSIDVPGGMRYKPPYPKPLSALPKPTGNAADIHPNTPLPGPHLGFPRSPKDLLVDDNGKPQRIDKAFSWDTPLSAHGLMHMVISNAWKGDPYPIDTLFMYMANMAWNSSMNTAETINMLTDKNPKTGEYKIPRIIYSDAYYSETVAYADLILPDTTYLERWDCISLLDRPICDADGVADSIRHPVVEPDRNVRSFQDVLLDLGASLGLAGMVNPDGSPRFPEGYKDYLTNHERRPGIGALAGWRGEDGEKMGQGAVNPKQLDRYVENQSFWRYELPDSLKYFKNVNREYLEFAVKMGFLNDTKPIIHQLYAEELQTFRLAAQGHGEVQPPDVHRVRIETYFDPLPIWYAPFEEQQEGVDDYPLHAITQRPMAMYHSWGGQNAWLRQIHGNNRLYMSRTRATALGIGEDDWVWLSSRNGRIRVQAALMDGVNPDTVWTWNAIGKRKGAWNLGPNAPETKTAFLMNHLIDELLPEQPGGYRYTNSDPVTGQAAWYDLRVKIEKADPAEEHESAPQFPEIRSKIQLAERPGILRYGADFRKAREQKH